A genomic stretch from Primulina huaijiensis isolate GDHJ02 chromosome 14, ASM1229523v2, whole genome shotgun sequence includes:
- the LOC140957969 gene encoding uncharacterized protein: MPPKRKAPEVPPRRRAGEDRDSTSSNVVDEFSRLLHEQAKVHGEQIQQLLRLQSPIQGIGQGRDQRVQERVVEGAYDKFKKMNPLEFVGSPNPLIAMEWVKAVEAIFDYLHFDDKDRVSCAVFLLTKTARIWWEATKVTINVQTLKWNEFKDLFYDKYFPSDVKARKVKEFLELKQGTMSMNDYILMFEEGCLFVPFIARNDKDRAEHFMRGLRAGIQRDVRMSKANSYKEIVEKASMAEYDEKEIDKERQFSRQKFVQTGQALVQGGRRGHKWKGKEEYRGKAPAVPFESDKPLCPKFHKPHKEECLVGSNKCYRCGGVGLIAINCTQSSGKGRVQGRIFSLTKERINSDSSIISGTILISGKVATTLIDTGATHSFISEQFMHSLGLALIGEIVHFSIVLPSGDYIHSSSVIRACPVQVDEELLNADLIVIPMIEFNVILGMDWLSTYRAVIDCVAKTVHFPLGNGDSRVFTGSGTSLGLSFISCLQMQHMLVKGCHGFLASVVDITR, from the coding sequence ATGCCACCCAAGAGAAAAGCTCCTGAAGTACCTCCTAGAAGGAGAGCCGGAGAAGACCGAGATAGTACTTCCTCTAATGTAGTTGATGAGTTTAGTAGGTTACTTCATGAGCAAGCTAAAGTGCATGGGGAACAAATCCAGCAACTTCTCCGATTGCAATCACCGATTCAAGGTATAGGCCAAGGCCGTGATCAACGAGTTCAAGAACGAGTTGTTGAGGGAGCTTATGATAAATTCAAGAAGATGAATCCACTCGAATTTGTAGGGAGTCCGAACCCTTTGATTGCGATGGAGTGGGTGAAGGCGGTCGAGGCGATCTTTGATTACCTTCACTTTGATGATAAAGATCGAGTGAGTTGTGCTGTGTTTCTCTTAACCAAGACTGCAAGAATTTGGTGGGAAGCAACCAAGGTAACGATTAATGTTCAAACATTGAAATGGAATGAGTTTAAAGATTTGTTCTATGATAAGTACTTTCCTAGCGATGTTAAAGCTCGCAAGGTGAAAGAATTCTTGGAGCTAAAGCAAGGGACAATGAGCATGAATGATTACATATTGATGTTTGAAGAAGGTTGTCTTTTTGTTCCTTTCATTGCTAGGAACGACAAAGATAGAGCCGAGCATTTTATGCGGGGTTTGAGAGCGGGGATTCAAAGAGATGTTCGAATGTCGAAGGCTAATTCTTACAAGGAGATTGTTGAGAAAGCATCAATGGCCGAATATGATGAGAAAGAGATTGATAAAGAAAGACAATTCAGTAGGCAAAAATTTGTCCAAACGGGTCAAGCTTTAGTTCAAGGAGGAAGACGAGGACACAAGTGGAAAGGAAAGGAAGAATATCGCGGTAAAGCTCCTGCGGTGCCATTTGAATCAGATAAGCCTTTATGTCCTAAATTCCATAAACCACATAAAGAAGAGTGCTTAGTTGGAAGCAACAAATGTTATAGATGTGGAGGTGTTGGGCTCATTGCGATCAATTGCACTCAATCATCGGGCAAGGGCCGAGTTCAGGGGCGTATTTTCTCTTTGACCAAGGAAAGAATTAATTCTGATTCGTCAATCATTTCAGGTACCATTCTTATTTCAGGCAAGGTAGCTACTACTCTTATAGATACTGGCGccacacattcttttatatctgagcAATTTATGCATTCTCTGGGTCTTGCTCTTATTGGTGAAATTGTCCACTTTTCTATTGTGCTTCCTTCGGGAGATTATATTCATTCTTCAAGTGTGATTCGAGCGTGCCCTGTTCAAGTAGATGAAGAATTGTTAAATGCTGATTTGATTGTCATTCCCATGATTGAGTTTAatgttattttgggaatggattggttatctaCTTATCGAGCTGTGATAGATTGTGTAGCCAAGACAGTGCATTTTCCTCTAGGTAATGGTGATAGCAGGGTCTTCACGGGGTCAGGTACTTCGCTTggcctttcttttatttcttgcttgcaaatgcaacatatGTTGGTTAAGGGTTGTCATGGGTTTCTAGCATCGGTGGTGGATATAACTAGATAA